AATTACCTAGAATATGAAGTGTTATCTTTCTTGAAtcattttgttttgttatccCATTTGCATCAAATCAAGACGTTTTTCATCTTTTCCCATCCTTATGGTTGTGAGCTGGAAAAAGCTCACCATATTTGAACCTTGTCCCAAAGTTGCCGATTTCCGTACTCCAACTCCTTCCTAAAGGAGTAATACTTAAATGTGGTTTCAAGATACATATATCATCTTCTTGCCATCCCATTCTCATCATATttacaaaaaggaaaattaaaatattaagtaTTTACCTCGTATCAAATTATGATCTACTTACCTGGAGATCCACTCGagtatttttcaaaaattcattCTATTAACGTTGAATGTTGATTAATATTTGTCAGGTTGTCGGGTCGGCCCAAGAAACCAGCAGACTTCTACTTTGTGAAGCTACAGGAACAGTAATGAGAAAATGCTTCCATCTCCTTGGAATAGTACctgtttacaaaatataatctCTAAGTAGTGTCAATTTCCAAATCCCTTTTCAAGGAAGACTCTTTTTGCCGACATTATAGTTGAGCTCGAgtgagagtaaaaaaaaaaaaaaaaaaaaaaaaaaaaaaaaaaaaaggaaaaatggagGAAGAATTCATACAGAAAACCTTGTATTGTTTTAGTTTGGTTTGAGCTTTATACCAAAAGCTTCAGCCTTTACATTCTATTGTCAATGTGAAAGCCCCTTCATGATTTACTTCTTTAATTAGTTTGTCAAATCTTACCACTTTCCCCCATGTAATTTGCCTAAGATATTGAATCAGGTTTAAATGACTTATAAAGTAGAAGTTGAAGGAGGATTTACCAGTAATTTGTAACCTACCGGATCTAGTTGATGACATTTGTGGTTGTTGACAAGTGTTTCGAAATTACGAAAAAGTTTGATCCGTTTTCATTTTTATCCAATTTTTACTTGAAAATTGTTAAGATTTATCATTATCTTATCGTTAAGATCAAAAGATAATAGTAAATATGACAAATTTATAGTTATTACCTTTAATAGAATCTTCTTATGGTGAAATTAGTAAACAAGATCTATGCTTTCTCCCATCCCATTCTACGAGAGGTTTAAGCAActaaataaagaaattaaatgaatatttaaAACTTTAACTCCAATTTATATCTATGTTCATAAAACTCTAATAATAAACAATATTTAAGATAACGACACTTAAATTATAGTTCCATCTTCATAACATAAATGCCAAGAACTACTTGCAACCATTTTATCCATGCCAACACTTTTATGCACGTAAACATTGTAATAAATAATCAACAACAGAACATtacaaattttttcttttataacaAGAAAGGGGGGAAAAAACACTTTACACTATGTCACAAAATTCcttggaaaaatgaaaaatgaaacaGAAAAAAGTTATGCAACAATACTGTTATGTTAGTTGTGTTGTTCGATCTTTTCATTGTTAAAATTAAACCTCTAATCACTGTCCATTTACAGAAATTGTAGCCCTAGAACCACAGATCAAACTACTTTTTCCTCTTGATCTCGAACTTTTCTTGGCTATGGCAGCTCTGGGAACAATGGATTTATGAGCATCAAAACTCTTACAAGATTTGAACTTTTTTGTAATTGGAGACACCCTTTTGGCCAAATCTTCTAATCTTTCAACACTTGCTAAAGATGTAAAAGATTCAGATTTACCATCATAATATTTAGACAATCCTCTcctgcaaaaagaaaaagaatgatataaattatttcaatgtataaaaactaataatataataaagaGTAAATTTTATAATCCCATGAACTTACTTCATAGGAAGATGAACCATTAGCTCTGTTAATTCAAACAAAGGCCCATTTGAAGAAGATGACGATAACGAAGAACTTGCATCTTCCACCATTTCTAATGAAGAACATTCTTCTGAATTTATAGAACGACTAAGCTCCTCCATTGAAGAAGACGACTCATAATCTTCCATGACATAGCCATGATGTTGAGCTAATTCATTTTCTTGCAATTTTTCCATTGGATAAAATCAattcagaagaagaagaagaagaagaagaagaagaagaagaagaagaagaagaagaagaagaaaagatggGTATAGAAGAAAATGGGTAATAGAAACTATATAtggagaaaggaagaaaaaaggaaTGGTCTTTTTTAGTGATTTGTGATAAAGCTTTGAAGGAAATAAAGATTTTGTAACTGTAGCATATATATGGTTCCACAGAAAAGGTATTTATAGTATAATATAAAGTTGGAAAAGCatagtttatatatttaaatgtttggattaaattacgatttctttttggttttatCATAAGATAGACTTGGAtaatattctttcttttttagttattttatccaaaaaaaaaaaaaagaaaagaaaggaactTTATCATCAATTATCATCTTTTTATAttgataaattttatatatatatatatatttggggtctattttttttcttcccatATTACTAGGAAAAGAGATAAGATCTAAAGGTTGGAAGACATATCCACAAGTcactaattttttctttttaattttaaaattctatcattttctaaaatataggattgaaattgaaatttgaggtCAACATCTAAGTTACTTTTGCTTCATAAAGCCATGACATTATTCCCATACTTTTTAATATTCATGTATCATCAACCTTCCTTTGAGGAAGAGGGATTGATTAATTCATTCATTAAAAGAATTATTTCTCTCTCTTAATCTATACCTATTGAggtttgtttttcatttttctcatctCCTTCCCAATCAAAAGTGTGATGTTAACATTTCTCAAAAAGATTCTATATATTGCactattaataatataatactaATCAATTAACTTAAATTTGTTATTCAAACTCTTGACTTTACAAACCTTTGTTTCACTTTTTTGCTAATTCATGCATTGATCATTCTTTTTTGGTTAAGAAAATTATAGTGAAAATCTTCATGAACAACAT
The sequence above is drawn from the Cucumis melo cultivar AY chromosome 2, USDA_Cmelo_AY_1.0, whole genome shotgun sequence genome and encodes:
- the LOC103492272 gene encoding protein OXIDATIVE STRESS 3-like; translated protein: MEKLQENELAQHHGYVMEDYESSSSMEELSRSINSEECSSLEMVEDASSSLSSSSSNGPLFELTELMVHLPMKRGLSKYYDGKSESFTSLASVERLEDLAKRVSPITKKFKSCKSFDAHKSIVPRAAIAKKSSRSRGKSSLICGSRATISVNGQ